In one window of Gorilla gorilla gorilla isolate KB3781 chromosome 2, NHGRI_mGorGor1-v2.1_pri, whole genome shotgun sequence DNA:
- the TGM4 gene encoding LOW QUALITY PROTEIN: protein-glutamine gamma-glutamyltransferase 4 (The sequence of the model RefSeq protein was modified relative to this genomic sequence to represent the inferred CDS: inserted 2 bases in 1 codon), producing the protein MGVPNEQSCVPARTPSDHYNWQATLQNESGKEVTVAVTSSPNAILGKYQLNVKTGNHILKSEENILYLLFNPWCKEDMVFMPDEDERKEYILNDTGCHYVGAARSIKYKPWNFGQFEKNVLDCCISLLTESSLKPTDRRDPVLVCRAMCAMMSFEKGQGMLIGNWTGDYEGGTAPYKWTGCAPILQQYYNTKQAVCFGQCWXILTTVLRALGIPARSVTAFDSTHDTERNLTVDTYVNENGEKITNMTHDSVWNFHLWTDAWMKRPDLPKGYDGWQAVDATPQERSQGVFCCGPSPLTAICKGDIFIVYDTRFVFSEVNGDRLIWLVKMVNGQEELHVISMETTSIGKNISTKAVGQDRWRDITYEYEYPEGSSEERQVMDHAFLLLSSEREHRRPVKENFLHMSVQSDDVLLGNPVNFTVILKRKTAALQNVNISGSFELQLYTGKKVAKLCDLNKTSQIQGQVSEVTLTLDSKTYINSLAILDDEPVIRGFIIAEIVESEEIMASEVFTSFQYPEFSIELPNTGRIGQLLVCNCIFKNTLAIPLTDVKFSLESLGISSLQTSDHETVQPGETIQSQIKCTPIKTGPKKFIVKLSSKQVKEINAQKIVLITK; encoded by the exons ATGGGAGTTCCAAACGAGCAGTCCTGTGTTCCGG CGAGGACGCCCTCAGACCACTACAACTGGCAGGCAACCCTTCAAAATGAATCTGGCAAAGAG GTCACAGTGGCTGTCACCAGTTCCCCCAATGCCATCCTGGGCAAGTACCAACTAAATGTGAAAACTGGAAACCACATCCTTAAGTCTGAAGAAAACATCCTATACCTTCTCTTCAACCCATGGTGTAAAG AGGACATGGTTTTCATGCCTGATGAGGACGAGCGCAAAGAGTACATCCTCAATGACACGGGCTGCCATTACGTGGGGGCTGCCAGAAGTATCAAATACAAACCCTGGAACTTTGGTCAG TTTGAGAAAAATGTCCTGGACTGCTGCATTTCCCTGCTGACTGAGAGCTCCCTCAAGCCCACAGATAGGAGGGACCCCGTGCTGGTGTGCAGGGCCATGTGTGCTATG ATGAGCTTTGAGAAAGGCCAAGGCATGCTCATTGGGAATTGGACTGGGGACTACGAAGGTGGCACAGCCCCATACAAGTGGACAGGCTGTGCCCCGATCCTGCAGCAGTACTACAACACGAAGCAGGCTGTGTGCTTTGGCCAGTGCTG GATCCTGACTACAG TGCTGAGAGCGTTGGGCATCCCAGCACGCAGTGTGACAGCCTTCGATTCAACTCATGACACAGAAAGGAACCTCACGGTGGACACCTATGTGAATGAGAATGGCGAGAAAATCACCAATATGACCCACGACTCTGTCTG GAATTTCCATTTGTGGACGGATGCCTGGATGAAGCGACCGGATCTGCCCAAGGGCTACGATGGCTGGCAGGCTGTGGACGCAACGCCGCAGGAGCGCAGCCAGG GTGTCTTCTGCTGTGGGCCATCACCACTGACTGCCATCTGCAAAGGTGACATCTTTATTGTCTATGACACTAGATTCGTCTTCTCAGAAGTGAATGGTGACAGGCTCATCTGGTTGGTGAAGATGGTGAATGGGCAGGAGGAGTTACACGTAATTTCAATGGAGACCACAAGCATCGGGAAAAACATCAGCACCAAGGCAGTGGGCCAAGACAGGTGGAGAGATATCACCTATGAGTACGAGTATCCAGAAG GCTCTTCTGAGGAGAGGCAGGTCATGGATCATGCCTTCCTCCTTCTCAGTTCTGAGAGGGAGCACAGACGACCTGTAAAAGAGAACTTTCTTCACATGTCGGTACAATCAGATGATGTGCTGCTGGGAAACCCTGTTAATTTCACCGTGATTCTTAAAAGGAAGACCGCTGCCCTACAGAATGTCAACATCTCGGGCTCCTTTGAACTACAGTTGTACACTGGCAAGAAGGTGGCAAAACTGTGTGACCTCAATAAGACCTCGCAGATCCAAGGTCAAG TATCAGAAGTGACTCTGACCTTGGACTCCAAGACCTACATCAACAGCCTGGCTATATTAGATGATGAGCCAGTTATCAGAGGTTTCATCATTGCGGAAATTGTGGAGTCTGAGGAAATCATGGCCTCTGAAGTATTCACGTCTTTCCAGTACCCTGAGTTCTCTATAGAG TTGCCTAACACAGGCAGAATTGGCCAGCTACTTGTCTGCAATTGTATCTTCAAGAACACCCTGGCCATCCCTTTGACTGACGTCAAGTTCTCTTTGGAAAGCCTGGGCATCTCCTCACTACAGACCTCTGACCATGA GACAGTGCAGCCTGGTGAGACCATCCAATCCCAAATAAAATGCACCCCAATAAAAACTGGACCCAAGAAATTTATCGTCAAGTTAAGTTCCAAACAAG